The region GCTGTGTGATTTTGGCAACAAAAGTAATTGGTgtgaatttatatttattattattccactGCATTTTTTGATTCTCAACTCCTTCCAGTAGTAAACTgtcaatcaaaaatcaaaacattctACTCAATTAGGACAGGCCCACTCCTTTATCAGTCATACCGTCCATACTTTcacaaatattcaacattttcctTGAAATGTTCCTCATTCAAATTATCTCTCTCTATCCTCATTTTCAAAGttcttaatgcttttaaaacCGTATCTTTCATACATTTCTACAAATTATTCAACTTTCAAATCTCATTTAAACTTTTCTCAATAATCAACCTTCTCTGAAACTTTGTAAAAATACCGTTCTCAGATGTTTACATTAGTGTGTATTGGATAGAATGTCCAGAGCTGGGTGAGTGGAGAAGAGCTTTAAAttattctgaaaaaataatTCTTAAATTTGCTCCCAGTCACACATCACTGTCCATGCATAATTTCAGGTCAAATGTGTGCTACCTCTCTCAATGCTGTGAAAGCAAGCAGACTTATACATTTGGCCCAAACAGCCTTAAAGTGACAGGAGCTCAAAGGAGGACAGCAAACAGTACCAGCTTTCTAACCTGCTCCAAATGCTcacattttttcacacacacaagtttcACACATGtgatcagagaaaaaaaaaaccatcaccatggcaacattTGGCTGCTGTTTGATGAGACACACCTGATTGATATAAGCTGGTTAGtgcagtttgacacacacacacacacacacacacacacacacacacacacacacacacacacacacacacacacaggcaagcACTTAGGACTTGGGCATTTTCAGGCTTTTCTctactttatttaaactttgagCTTGAATATATGCAAACTACAGCTTTCATACAttattggtatttttcaacttttaaagCCAGCAATCGTACTAAAAGCCTTCAAATGTTTTAGAAGGCTGCAGCTAGAATCTTAACTAAGACCATGAAATATGAGCATTTGACACCAGTTTAGCTTCCCTTAATTGGTTACCTATCTATGTCAGATCAGAATTTAAGGTGCCTCTGAtgacttaaataaatgttaatgaacAAGCCCCTTTCTACCGGCCGGATCTCCTCCAATCAGGACTCTGCTTTTAACATACAGGGCTACTGTCTGTACTCAGACCTTAAAATGCTCCACATCTTTCATACTTTAGGTGTAAAACGTTTAAACATTATGggtatttttcaacttttaaagCCAGCAATGCAGTTTAGCTTTAGCCTTTCAGCATTCACGCCCGTTCTCTAATTAAAATGGTTGTGCAGAATATTGTGGTACATAtgttcattattatatttatataatttatatatatatatttacttttttctaggGGAGGCTAAAGCCAATGCTCCCTGTGTGATCTTCATTGATGAACTAGACAGTGTGGGTGGGAAAAGGATTGAGTCTCCCATGCACCCTTACTCCAGACAGACTATCAACCAACTACTTGCAGAGATGGATGGGTAATCTCTTATTGTATCAGTTGcatttttacagtttataaatGCATTAGTGAGgagttgtttttattcagataAAAAGCTAATTTGGCAACATGGTGGgtaggggtgggggggttgttTATAATACACAAATGGtgatattgtgtaaataatcaaCCTCTCAAAGCAAGGATTGGTTAACTGCTTCAAAAagatttttgttatatttgttgaaatttgTGACTGCGGCAGGACTTAAATAAGTGTGGCCAGCATTTGACTTATTTAACTACGAATAATAAAGAAGAGTCTTCAATCACAAGTGCATATAATACAGTACAGTGTCGGTTGACACAAGAATAGACAAGGTACTGCATTGTGGCTCAAAATATGAATAGGGAGTTGAACATAGCTGTGgtttgaaaacagaaacagaaagcgAGAGGAGAGCTGCTGCATTGCAGACACTGACTTGCATACCCTGTGATATTCTATTGTAGGTTTAAACCAAATGAAGGCGTGATCATCATCGGAGCAACCAACTTCCCAGAAGCTTTGGATAAGTATGTTGGCCTCTGTGTCTCTTGTTATATAGCCTGTGAAAATGTCAGAACTTACAATGCACATTTACGCCCAGCTTTCCTTCATGATAACAAAGAATGGACTCCAACCCTGAGGCTGTTTTGGATGCAGTGACCTAGATGCTGACACAGTATCAGCACTTTTCTAACCAGCTgatcctcttttctttttttcttttttagtgcCCTGATCCGCCCAGGACGTTTTGACATGCAGGTGACTGTCCCCAAACCAGACGTGAAAGGACGCACAGAGATCCTCAACTGGTATCTGAAGAAGATTAAAGTGGATCCAGGTGTGAGATCAGAATCTGCTAATCCTGAATCATTATAACAATATTTGTCTCTCTTATGTTTGTAagtgtatattatattttaaccaTTGCAAGACACAATTGTTTGTGTGCCTTGGCTTGGGGTCCTGACACACTGAACACACGAGCACAGTGCAGGGCACAAGTCAACATCATAGGCTGAATGTTTACTTACTTTACTAGTCTGAGTTCTAGACTGACCGTTTTTTGATAACCGTGAGGTCTTGGTTGATGTTGCGTGTTATCTCTGCAGCTATTGAGGCCAATATCATTGCCCGGGGCACGGTGGGCTTCTCTGGCGCTGACCTGGAAAATCTGGTCAACCAGGCTGCCCTGAAGGCAGCAGTTGATGGCAAAGACATGGTCAGCCTGAAGGAGCTGGAGTTTGCTAAGGACAAAATCCTCATGGGTGAGTAATTAGGAAGATGGACTAGTTGGCAAAGACAGACCCCTTTTATTGTTTCCCTGCAATTGTTAAAATATGATTAATCTACGAAATCTCATCCTGATTGTCTGTTTACGTCATGACGACAAAGGCCTCCTTTTTATAATTAGGATCACACTAATCAAAGTCATTTTGAGAACTTGCCATGAAATCATTTAATTCAtaccttctcttcttttcttcaaGGCCCTGAGAGAAGAAGTGCCGAAATagacaagaaaaacaagctCATCACAGCGTACCATGAATCAGGCCATGCGATCGTGGCTTACTACACCAAAGACGCCATGCCGATTAACAAGGCTACCATCATGCCCAGAGGGCCCAGTCTGGGACATGTAAGGAAACCTTGAGCTTGTAAACTAAATGTTTAAACTCTGCATATACCAGGTCCAGTGCaaactttcattcatttaaactgcaTACATCCTGTGAACCCTTTAATTGttcattcctcctctccatcttcttcaATGTATCTTCTCAGGTGTCCATGCTCCCGGACGACGATCGCTGGAGTGAGACTCGCTCTCAGCTGCTGGCCCAGATGGACGTCAGTATGGGCGGCCGTGTAGCAGAGGAGATTATATTTGGCCATGAGTACATAACAACCGGTAAGACAGTATtcctaaatgtgttttgatataAAGGGTAGAATGTAGGAAACTCCTGATTCTCTAACATGAGAAAATGTGGTTGGCTGGTCGGAATATTTAAAGGCTTCATATGTCTTCTTCTCCAGGTGCATCAAGCGACTTTGATAGTGCCACAAAGATTGCTAAAATGATGGTGACCAGATTTGGAATGTGTGAAAAGGTAAGCTAACTTATGGGAACTATATTAGAAATAATTTGTTCAGAAAGCAGTTCTTCACTTAAAAAACTCCAAAAACCTTCAACAAGCAGAAAAGTGGTATTCACATCATGTATGACCCATTTCAAATCGTCTATTGGCTTTAATCCTGCTTTAAACTATCGTTATTATATCAGCCTTTAAAATCCACGATTGTTCAACCTCTAGCTCATAGTGTTTGTACTGCAAACGCATCGCCGTCTACAGTTTAGCTATAATTGTATGtacatttatgcatttgtttCCCCTTCCTGTCTCCCAGTTGGGTGTGATGACCTATACTGACATGACAGCCCAGAGCCCGGAGACACAAGCCGCTGTGGAGCATGAAGTCAGAGTATTATTGAAGgtctgtgtgatgttttttaatcctgatcaaaaaaacaactcagCAATCCAACCAGCCTTTTCTAACCATCTTTTCTCTTGCTGCCTCCAGGAGTCTTATGAGCGAGCCAAAGCCCTGCTGAAGTCTCGTACCAAAGAGCACAAAAACCTGGCAGACGCTCTGCTCATGTACGAGACACTGGATGCCAAAGAGATCAAGCTGGTCCTGGAGGGGAAGGCCCTGGAGACCAGATGAAACTTGAGAGGACCGCAACAATCAGCGGGTAGCAACAGGGGGACGGGGTCAGATTTGTAGAGCTCAGGGGTCATGGAAGGAGGGATGGACTCAATTCATGAGCAGTGAATCAGAGAAGTCATGGTCTGGATTCTTTAAATCTCTTGATAAGCACTCATGTGGGACATTGTCACATCCTCACGCTGTCACCTTCATGTAATCTCCCAATATTCCCAGATAGGTAGTTCTGTCATGTGCCACTTAAACATGGCTTTCCTGTGTCAGAGGTTAACAGGTTAAATGTTAAGGATGT is a window of Anoplopoma fimbria isolate UVic2021 breed Golden Eagle Sablefish chromosome 3, Afim_UVic_2022, whole genome shotgun sequence DNA encoding:
- the yme1l1b gene encoding ATP-dependent zinc metalloprotease YME1L1b isoform X2, with protein sequence MFSLSMTVQPQVTVPLSHLINVLHSMKSSVGSSSSSSATCKSRKHKDHASDSQLHRTEEKPLRSVGQTAWRTSHLSTHSFYYNKHGFSSGAMPMSYSRQHPSPLQFVCTELHHWPVWVSNRGFKTLKSRTRRLQSASDRSLDSEGFTPSFMKGFLTRDKGIEVENLESLVKNKNVPDGQQDAFKSGFAEGFLKAQALTQRTQDSLRRTRLILLVLLLVGIYGISKTPFISVRFRTTSGLDSAVDPVQMKNVTFEHVKGVEEAKNELQEVVEFLKNPEKFTVLGGKLPKGVLLVGPPGTGKTLLARAVAGEADVPFYYASGSEFDEMFVGVGASRIRNLFREAKANAPCVIFIDELDSVGGKRIESPMHPYSRQTINQLLAEMDGFKPNEGVIIIGATNFPEALDNALIRPGRFDMQVTVPKPDVKGRTEILNWYLKKIKVDPAIEANIIARGTVGFSGADLENLVNQAALKAAVDGKDMVSLKELEFAKDKILMGPERRSAEIDKKNKLITAYHESGHAIVAYYTKDAMPINKATIMPRGPSLGHVSMLPDDDRWSETRSQLLAQMDVSMGGRVAEEIIFGHEYITTGASSDFDSATKIAKMMVTRFGMCEKLGVMTYTDMTAQSPETQAAVEHEVRVLLKESYERAKALLKSRTKEHKNLADALLMYETLDAKEIKLVLEGKALETR